In Camelina sativa cultivar DH55 chromosome 13, Cs, whole genome shotgun sequence, the genomic window ATATTCCTCTGTGagaccaagaaaaaaagagattacTTAGAGAATGTGGTAGGACATTTAGGATACTTTGACTTGCACACGGTGGAACCAACAGGGAAGAGTGGTGGTCTGGCATTAATGTGGAGAGACTCGGTGGGGATTAAAATACTTCATTCAGATAAGAGGATCATTGATGTGCAAGTGAAATGGCAGGATAAAGTCTTCTACCTGTTGTGTATCTATGGTGACCCTGTTAGAGGCGCAAGAGGAGGTGTTTGGGAAAGATTGACAAGGATAGGGATCTCTAGAAGTGGACCATGATGTTAACAGGCGATTTTCAACGAATTGGTGGATCCATCAGAGAAGATAGGAGGGCCGAGAAGAGAGATGGCAACATGTCTGGAATTTCAACAAATGCTTCGAGCATGTGGCCTTTGGGAGATCAAACACAGAGGTTATCAGTTCTCCTGGTTTGGGAACAGGAACGACGAACTGGTGCAGTGCAGATTGGACAGAACAGTTGCAAACCAAGAATGGTCTAAGTTATTCCCACAAGGACAAGCCACCTATCTTAAGAAAGTAAGTTCGGATCACAGTCCATTGATAAATTCTCTGATGGGTGAAAACTGGAGGAAATGGGCTAGCTTTAAATATGATCAGCGATGGGTGCAAAGGGAAGGATTCGTGAATCATTTCAATCACGTGTGGAGCTCAGAAGAAGTGCGACAAGCGGATTCTTTAGTCGCAAAAATATCTTTATGCAGAAAAGGTATATCAAGATGGAAAAGACAGAGTAAGCCAAATTCTGCGATTAGAATCCAGTCTCTGCATCACCAGATTGATCTTGCTACCCAACAAAGACACTATAACCCAGCTGAAGTGCATCGGCTCAAACAAGATCTTAATGCAGACATCTTCGAGAAGAAATCTTCTGGCAGCAAAAGAGCCGATCTAGTTGGTTGAACAATGGGGACAAAAATACCAAGTACTTTCATGCAACGACCAAAAATAGAAGAGCCCAAAACAGGATCCAAATTTTAGAAGATGATGAAGGTAAACAATGGTCTGCTGATAAAGATCTTGGAAGAGTGGCTGAGCAGTTTTTCCGGAAGTTGTATACTTCTGAAGATGTGGGATATAAACTGCAGATGATGTCAGACATAATTCCTCCTATTTCCAGGGAGATGAATGAGTATCTTCTGGCTGAAGTAACAGTGGAAGAGGTTAAGAGAGCTGTTTTTGACATCAATCCAAATAAATGTCCAGGCCCAGATGGAATGACAGGTTTCTTTTTTCAACAGTTTTGGGATGTCATTGGCGAGGACATAGTTAATATGGTCAAGAAGTTCTTTCAATCAGGCAAATTGGAGAAGGATATTAACAGAACAAACATCTGCCTGATTCCGAAGAAGTTGAAAGTAGTGAAGCTCGTGGAGTTCCGGCCAATAAGTCTAAGTAATGTGGTGTACAAAATCATCAGTAAAGTGATGGCAAAGCGCTTGACGAGTATATTGCCAGACATCATTTCAGAAACGCAAGCAGCTTTTATCAAGGGAAGACTTATCACTGATAATATCCTGATAGCTCATGAACTCCTTCATGCGCTTAGCTCAAGTAATAAATGTGCGGAGGAGTTTATAGCCATCAAAACTGATCTATCAAAAGCTTTCGATAGAGTTGAGTGGCAGTTTCTAGATGATGCTATGCAATCCTTGGGCTTCTCTGACCATTGGCGGGCTATGATTATGGAGTGTGTGAGCAGTGTTCAGTATCAAGTCCTCATTAATGGGTCCCCGTATGGAGATATTCGACCAACAAGAGGCCTCCGCCAAGGGGACCCATTATCACCATACCTATTCCTCATTTGCACCGAAATGCTAGTTAAGATGTTCCAGCATGCTGAGAATAATGGGAAGATAACTGGATTGCAAGTTGCAAGAGGTGCTCCTCCTATCACCAACCTCCTATTTGCTGATGATAGCATATTTTACTGCAAGAAATCAGACTCAGAGATCAGTCAAGTAATCAGTATTATTGAGGAGTACAGTCTTGCATCGGGTCAGCAGGTAAATTACGAGAAGTCCAGTGTGTATTTCGGGAAGCTTATCCCAGAGGAGGAACGAGGGAACATCAAACATAATCTGGGGATAAATCAAGAAGGAGGGGAGGGTATTTACCTTGGATTACAGGAATCATTTAAGGGTTCCAAGGTTAATACGCTGAGCTACCTCAAGGAGCGCATGCATCAAAAGGTCAACGGATGGCAATCTCTGTTTTTGTCACCTGGAGGAAAGGAAGTTCTTTTAAAGGCAGTAGCCATGGCTTTGCCAACACACACGATGTCATGTTTTAAGCTTCCCACAGCAATATGCAAGCAATTGACTTCTGTAATGTCAGATTTCTGGTGGCAAAACAAACAGGATTCGAGAGATATGCACTGGACTGCCTGGGAGAAACTGAGTAAGCCAAAAGCTGTGGGAGGACTAGGTTTTCGAGATATTGAGGATTTCAATCTCGCGTTATTGGGGAAGCAGCTTTGGAGAATGATCACACACAAGGATTCTTTGCTTGCAAGAGTTTACAAAAGTCGATACTTCAAGCACTCAGACCCTCTGTCTGCCTCTTTAGGGAACCGTCCCTCTTTTGCCTGGAGAAGTATACATGCTTCACAAAAGATAATCAAACAAGAAGCGAGAGCAGTAATAGGGAATGAAGCAAGTGTTAACATCTGGCAGCATCAGTGGGTCGAAGAAAAACCAAGTAGAGGAATCAGTCGGATGAAAGTGATCTCTCCACAATTCCAGCAGATAGCCTCTTCAGTGAATTCTGTGCAGGATCTACTACTACCTTCTGGTAAGGATTGGAATGAGGCCCTATTAGACCTTTTGTTTGAAGATGCGGACAAAGTTTGTATAAGGGAATTAAGACCGGGTGGTGCAACCACCAAAGATGTCTATGCATGGGATTACTCAAGGTCCGGCCATTATAGTGTCAAGTCTGGGTATTGGGTAGCAACTCAGGTGATAAAGGGGAAGGATCAACCTCAATTTGTGCTTCAGCCCAGCTTGGATCTCTTATACCAACAAATATGGAAGCTGGATACACCGCCAAAACTACACCACTTTATTTGGAGATGTATAAGCAATAACCTCTCAGTTGCAGGGCAATGGACCCTGTTTTTAGCTATTGAAAACTACACGATGTTAGTATTTTGTAAAACGGGGAGAAGAAGactaatcttaaaaaaaaaaaaaaaaaaaaaaggaataacgACAAAAATAAGTTAAAATCCAACGGCTGAGGATATCCATCCACCTTGGCCCCCGTCTGTCTCAACCAGTCGGTCAAAAAGTCAACAGTATgcggacttttttttttttttcacaaaagaaaaaaaaaaagatgattatttattttgacCCCTCTACTTTTTTAAATAACCCCTCTTCCCCCCGTATATTACATCCCAAATTGAGAGTGCCGACAcgttttggggatgaaatcGATAGATTATAAAGTAAAGGGGTGAGAAAGTaaagattacaaaaaataagaaaactgtCGGTCCATTTAACTAAGGTTAAGGGTTATTTATTTGATCAGGGTATGTAGTTAAGCACctgtgattatatatatttatgcagGAGGTCCTACATTAAACCGAGTCGACCGTCGGTGACTCAAAGCGAGTCACGTAGACCGAGTTCTCTCcgggttcttttttttattttatttaattttaaatattattaatttagtcTCACACAAAGTTCCATCCTTTCTTCTATttataaactaagaaaaataaCGAAGATAAAATAACCATCGTTTtggtgagagaagaagagaagaagaataaggcCCTATGGAAAGATAATACtctgtttccattttttttttctttctgaaaatatacacagagaaagagagagagaagagacatGGCGGATTCAAGCGATTCTGTCTCCATTGATATGGAGGCATTGTCTCTTGGAGGACaggtaccattttttttttctttttattgtacTGAGAAATTACGGGAAGAGGAATACATGAGAAATTTTGGTTTCTGCATTCTTCGAGCTTGCTGCTTTGCTCCCTGATGATtctgctttatttgtttttattttttggttagagtatgaattttttttttttttgtatagcaAAATTTGGAATTTGTTTGATAgtagaagaacaacaacaatgctGCGTTATTTGTTCATGTTTTGCtaatttttgtattgttttgaagcttttgttgttgtcggtggtgatatatatatatatatatatatatatatccgaaGTTACGAAATGTGCTGTTCATTatctgattcttttttttttttctttgaggttcttgagatttttgtattttctggGTTTCTCATGTTTTCCGCAATTCATGCCTTAATTGACACACCTTCATTTTAtaacatgtgtttttttttttttccctttctaaTTTGATCCAATTCTTgatcaaaaattatttatatttcacaTTCGTTCTTCTCATTGCAATTAAATTCCCCATAACGAGGTTTTGGTTCCACTGTTGAATGGTTTAACTTtaatgatcctttttttttttgaccaaaaattcTGATTTTTATGGGAAACTTTGCTAGTACTTTGTTTAGTTAAGGGAATGAATTTTACTACTAggtgtggtgtggtgtggtgtggtCCTAATTCTATGCATGTTATTTACTTTACGCCTTTCATTTATTTCTCATTAGAAAATTTCAGTCACCGACTTAAATTCTtcgcttgttgttgttgttgtaggaaCACCTTGTGGAGACTACTTATGGCCCTGTATGTGTTGCCGTTTGCGGAGATCCTGATAAACCTGCTCTTATCACATATCCTGATATTGGCTTAAACTgtaagcatatatatacatattctttTCTATTCATCTTCCCCCGCTATACTTGGACTAGTTTAGTAAATACTATGATTTTAGCAAATGTAAGATGCATCTTCTTGATTTGGTGCTTGTTTCTTCTTGACAGATATGTTCTGTTTTCAAGGATTATTGTTTTGTCCTGAAGCTAGTTCCTTGTTACTCCACAACTTTTGCATATATCACATCAGTCCTCTTGGCCATGAGGTTGGTAAAACTGGACTCTGTGACcatcttttaaatatatatatatatatatatttctggtATTTTTATCCGCTGTGACATTCCTTCCATTGTTATATGCAAATTCATATCCCTTATTACATCGTTTTCTTCAAGAGTCATTGCAGTTGGGAGCTCCGATAATCAGTGTTGATGCTCCTTTGCTCTCTGCTGATGACTTAGCCGACCAGATTGTTGAGGTTCTTAATTTTTTCGGGTAATTAATTCATCTCACATATCGTTTATCTATGCCTCTTTGTTACAAAAGTCTTTCTATGGAGACTCACAGAAGAAAGAGCggctaattttttgtttttattctaacATAATTTTCTCCTTATTTATTTGCTTATTGTCTCTTCTCCAGACTTGGTGCAGTAATGTGTATGGGTGTCACTGCAGGAGCTTACATTCTGACCTTATTTGCTGTAAGTACAGTAATGGTACTCCCCCTTACACTTATCACTTAACTTGAtgtccaaattttaattttgcttGAAAACTTAATTTTTCCAGATGAAGTACAGGCAGAGAGTTCTGGGTTTAATACTTATCTCTCCACTGTGCCAAGCGCCTTCTTGGTCAGAATGGTTGTGCAATAAGGTTTTTTTCCTCACTAAGatatcttctttgttttttttttcttcctggCTTGGGGTTATGGCCTTGATTCTCTAATTCTCATATCAGATCTTCCTTAACTTATTATGCAGGTTCTGTCTAATTTACTCTACTACTATGGCACGTGTGGAGTGGTTAAGGAATTGTTACTAAAACGGTACTTCAGCAAGGTATAGTTTTGGATTCAAAGGTTTCTTGTAAATAGTTTGTAACAATTTTCGAATTGTTTCTCAATACACTATTCTTACTTTGGTTTAGACAAATGATAAAGCTTTGACATATGTTCTCATAGGAAGTTCGAGGTAATGGTCAAGTTCCAGAATCGGATATTGTTCAAGAATGCAGAAGGGTTAGTAAAATCTGTCTTCTCTTTTCTTGCAAATTCTGCGATGCTTACATTTCGAAGTAAAATTTACATGTTGTTCTTTATTCTTTGACTATCCAGTTACTTTGTGAGCGGCAGAGTACAAATGTATGGAGATTCCTTGAGGCAATCAACGGGTAATTCTCTAGTTTTTCTCTGTTGATTTCATTCCCGGACTATAGTCTTAAGCTGATAGAAATAGTATGTTTGTGGTTTGGGTGAAACAGGAGAGTGGATCTTAGTGAAGGTTTAAGGAAATTGCAATGCAGAACTCTCATATTCATCGGTGAAAATTCTGCATACCACTCCGAGGCCGTTCACATGACCACCAAACTAGACAGACGATATGGTGCATTAGTCGAGGTACCATAATGCTAACACATAATGCCTCTTTTTAACGTTTTTGGTTTGAAACAAActtcagtttggttttggtttttatggtgACCCTAAATCATATTACATATAACAGGTGCAGGGAAGTGGGTCGTTGGTAAGTGAAGAACAACCACAGGCGATGGTAATACCAATGGAATACTTTTTGATGGGATATGGCTTGTATCGTCCGACACAGAGCGTAAGTCCGAGAAGTCCTTTGAGCCCAACCCGAATCTCTCCCGAGCTTCTCTCCCCTGAGAACATGGGCTTAAAACTCAAGCCAATTAAGACAAGACTCGCTCTATAGCCCTGCCTCCTCTGCtacacacatttatatatacaacaagtGAATCATACGCCACATAAAATCACCACTGTTGAAGTTGGAGCTGTTCCTCTGTTATGATTTAAGCTGTAGATATAGACAGACATATTGATCATCTATATATAGTGGAGAGAGTAAGAAGAGTAAAGAAAAGGGGATGGGGAAGGGATTGATATATGgtagagtgagagagactacAGATCTCTTATATTTTGATTCATTAAAAGTTAGTCTCTAAAGGTTTATTTTTGTGGTAGCTGTTCTTGTTCTCTGTACATTCagttgaataaattatttaagtaAAATCCCCATACTATTTTAAATTAGCTCTCTTTCAATACCATACATGTATTGTATGTCCTTGTGCTGATAAAACAGTGGTGAAAAAGACTTTGCTGATTCGGGGACAAAAGTGCTTTTTCGTTTACTAGCAGACAACCTTTGACTTCGAGCTGATTCTATTCTCTCATATAATTTTGGTTGCACAAAGTACAGTGGTATAGATTgagtatatactgtatatgattacaagagaacaaaatcaaacttgttTCGTGACGGATGattacataaagaaaagaaaaaaaggaaacaatactAATTACAATGGAAACAAATGGGTTGTGGCCTTGTGGGTTAGTTACTCCCAAGGAAACAAGCAATGTTAGTGTTAAAATCTggctcttttttcttcttctgtaccACATACAGCtttcttgcttttgttttctttttgtcaaaattgGTGTACCAAACTTCAGTTGAGAAGAAGCATTCTGGTTTTCAAGAGCTATGGGATTGGCGTGACATTAGAATCATCCGTTGTTTACTGCTTTCTGATCTTACGATTTCTCCTTTCTGACCAATACCAAGAGGCGTTttcatttagttatatatatgatacaaacGACTAATGaaccaaccaaaaaacaaaccaagTTACCTCTATAGTACTGTCTGGAGAAAACCACTTTAACAATATCCCTAGATGCACAACTGCTGGAATCATTTTGAAAACCAGCGGTGTTGTAACCTGCCAAAACCATCAACCATACCAACTCAGCTACTTACTTGAACACATATGGAGAAGAGGCAACAGAAAGTTATTTGATCATACCAGGCTTAGAGCAGTTGTCCCGAGGAGAAGCAAATAGAGTTTCCCCtgaaaatttatataactttGAGCTTCTTTCTACAGAATACCTTTTATAATCTTAAATCCTACTATGTGTAATGGTCCAAGGAGGAGCAAGTTGTGTTACTTACTTCGATGAGGTGAAGATTGGAGGCACGGCTAAGTAGCACAAAGGCAAACTCCCCTATCTGAGCCAGAGATATTCCAACCTGCATCAATTTGACACGGGATGGTAAGAAACAGAGTATATGAAAGCAAATATGACAGATCATAATTAATGTGAGACATAATATTTTACCAGGAGAGCCGTCTTGTTGTTGTATCCAAATCCCTTGACAACGGTTGTAACTATTGTTGTCTTTATGATAATTACTAATATTACAGAGGCTAACAGTATATCCACATGAGTCCACAGAAAATGGACATTAACTAACATCCCAATGCTGGCTAGGAAAAGCGCAGCAAACAGATTACGGATGGGTTCGATCTGCATAAATATAAGGTGTCTCAGTTAGACTATGGACTGTGAAAGGGTTTTAAAATTGGAAGTTCGTCAACTCGTTATTTCCTATCCATCACATTCACCCCCTACAAGAACCTAGACTAGGATCAAACTCCgactctctttctctatctctcatCAGAGAACACTAAGAACAGTTGTGAGAgtagaaaaaaagaatctaGATGGATATCATTCAGcttcaattaatataaacagGAGAACAATAAGGCCTTTTTGGTAACATGTGGTCAAAACGTACTTGCTCCAACGTATGTTCAGCGAGATCAGTGGTGGATATCATGACCCCCGCGGCAAAAGAACCCAATTCAAGACTTAATCCCAGCTTATCACTACACTGAAATCATAAAAGACCAGTCAAAACAAACATGTTGACAAAAACTTAATCCCACCTTACCATTacagtaaaagaaaaagaaaaatcataaaccaatatgCTGACATAATGATACACACCAGATAAGAGAAGGAACGCACACATGATAATCTTGATGaacacataatataaaatggaTACTGACAATGAAGTatatgaggaagaggaaggttAAGTAAGACTCACCCAGGCTACAAGTAGACAAAACGCAACAGCTGCTAACTGATAGAGTTCATTTGTCTGATAGATGAAGAAAAATTTTAGGTTAATCTACAAACTTGATTTATTGAACCGGAAGATAGGGAAAAGAATCTTGAGAGGAAAAATCATGTACCTGTGAGGACAAGCTGACCATTAGCTTCAGCAACCAAGGAATACATGTCCGTGATAATATTGACAAAACAGCCAAAAACGAAAGCAACACAACCACCCTAGATAAAAGACAGTAAAGGCATGATTAACATCAAATCTTTAGAATGCGCCTTGAGAGCAAAAACTCTACCAGTCTTTACTTACACTTTTCCCATCGACAACATTCCATGGACAATGCCAGAATTTCCCTCAAGAACTGGAAGCAACGCAAACAGCAAACCCACAGCACAGTCCTAGAAACAGATGGTAAAATCAAACCTCCAAATCATTTGAAAAGGAATTCTACAATAATTGGTCACTATTTGACTGCCATATGAACACTATTTGATCTAGAAAAACAATGGACATTACATGTTGATGTAAAGAACAATCAGGTACCTGAAGAATAAGTATTCCAATTGTAACTTGGCCATGAAGAGaattagttgaatttttttccATGAGAAACTTCAGCACCTATAGTTTCAAGGCAGAAACACATGACGGATACAaaaccaaatattaaaaagaaagccAGCTAATGGAAGTGGTTATAAGCATTATAAACTTCACTGAAATTACCACAGCAGTTGATGACATTGACAAAAATGCTCCTACAAATACCCCCTCCGAATGTTTACCACCACATAACTGCAAACAGGACCAGTTTAAAACATGTCACAGAGAGTATAATTTTCAAAGACAAATCTTGCTACATAACCCAACTGTCGCACATAGAATAAAGGAGACAGAGGTCGCCAATTGTCCATGACGAAAAATGAGAGCAGAACTTTTTTGTCCAGAACCAGTAATAAAAAAGTGACGCACCGACACTGTGATTCCGCACAAGAACATGaataaaagaatttgaaaaaggCCTCCCAGAACAGCAACTGATCGAACAACTTTAAGCTACATAGAAGAGGAAAGGTGCTAGTGTTTGTTATGTAACATTTGAATacaacactaagtaaataaaagaGGGATCTCACCTTAGCAGTGGAGAACTCTAGACCCAAAGCAAAGAGCAGAAATACCACACCAAACTGGGCGACTGTTTCAACCTACATAAATAATCATGTCAAAAAGAAAGCGCAAAAACCACATGTAGGatcacatatatgtatatatgaaaatacaTTCTCATCTCGGCGGCAGTCTAATGCTCTAGATTTTCTATTCAATGAAGAACTAAGGTCTATCTAATGCATCATCAGAtgataaaaactaaatttgttttgACCCACAGAAGAAAGAGTTCCAAGTCAAAGACGCCTGTCTTGCTGTGTGCAATATCTTAGTCAAAGTCCCTCAGAAGAAAATAGTTTGTAAACTTGTGTTGACCACCTAACTAAGCATTCCAGACCATAAGAGGAATCTATCAATCAAAGTTATTTGGACTGAACGAAGACTCAAATCTTTTGACGTCAAACACAAAGCATACCTGGACCATTTCACTGATAAGGTTCAATCCTCCAGGCCCGATGATTGATCCTGCTAGCAAATATCCAGTTATCACCTGAATATGCACAAAATATTTAACAACTATCAGAATACCGATAAATCATACTTACACCTAAAATTATAATGTAAGAGAATAGGAGTAGCACGAAAATCAGACCGGCTGTCCAGCACAAGCAAAGGCGATACCACCACAAGTTGCAGATACAATAACAACCACCAGGTCTGATATCAGTCTGTACATGGCATAAGAAGCAAAGTCAGATGATTAATTCCGGATTGCAGAGTCTTGTCTATAAAGAATCATGTTCAAACAAATTACTTAAAACCAAGAATCTTGCCTCAAGTCTAGCTGCAACACTGGATACTTTGACTTGGAATTAGATATGATGAAGACATTGTCCTGACACAACGCCAAAATTNTTCAACCTACATAAATAATCATGTCAAAAAGAAAGCGCAAAAACCACATGTAGGatcacatatatgtatatatgaaaatacaTTCTCATCTCGGCGGCAGTCTAATGCTCTAGATTTTCTATTCAATGAAGAACTAAGGTCTATCTAATGCATCATCAGAtgataaaaactaaatttgttttgACCCACAGAAGAAAGAGTTCCAAGTCAAAGACGCCTGTCTTGCTGTGTGCAATATCTTAGTCAAAGTCCCTCAGAAGAAAATAGTTTGTAAACTTGTGTTGACCACCTAACTAAGCATTCCAGACCATAAGAGGAATCTATCAATCAAAGTTATTTGGACTGAACGAAGACTCAAATCTTTTGACGTCAAACACAAAGCATACCTGGACCATTTCACTGATAAGGTTCAATCCTCCAGGCCCGATGATTGATCCTGCTAGCAAATATCCAGTTATCACCTGAATATGCACAAAATATTTAACAACTATCAGAATACCGATAAATCATACTTACACCTAAAATTATAATGTAAGAGAATAGGAGTAGCACGAAAATCAGACCGGCTGTCCAGCACAAGCAAAGGCGATACCACCACAAGTTGCAGATACAATAACAACCACCAGGTCTGATATCAGTCTGTACATGGCATAAGAAGCAAAGTCAGATGATTAATTCCGGATTGCAGAGTCTTGTCTATAAAGAATCATGTTCAAACAAATTACTTAAAACCAAGAATCTTGCCTCAAGTCTAGCTGCAACACTGGATACTTTGACTTGGAATTAGATATGATGAAGACATTGTCCTGACACAACGCCAAAATTCCCAAGTAAGAACGaatacaacaaaccaaaactcAGTCTTCCTGTGCAAAAAACTTACTTTTCGATCAATCAGAGTTGGAGTGTCCTCAGCTCTGTTATCATTGTTCAAGTTGAAAACGTCATGGAGTTGAAAATGCCTACGGTAAATTAGATAAACTCTTAACACATCTTGAGTTATTACAGAACATCACAGAAGGTCATGTAAAGGAAACTATACAAATAGAAACGATAAGTAGAATAGAATTGTACTTCTCCTCTTTCGtctcatttttctttgttgactttACTCTGGCTACAGTTTCCAGAACAGCCTGATCACCACAAGGTTAACAACCAACCTCACATTCAGATACTCATCTTATGCAATAAATGAGAGACATAGTCAGAATCTAAAAAAGCAAGCTTTTACTATAATTCCAAGTAAAAGACACAGGAGTGTTTTTGAAACTGCTCGAATTTCCTATAAAGAAGAACTTGAAAGTATCCAACTACGTATGTATTAAAAACAGGAAAAGTTCCTAAATTTGCATATATCAATGAAGGACATGATACACTGTTGTCCAGCTTATACTACCAACCTGCTGGCCAGCTACACTGTTGTTGAAGCTTCCAGGATCAGCCCCTGCCACgaatataacaacaacaagatcagaaaacaacaaataatttcgAGTAGTAAAGGGTAAAGAAGAGACGCATTATCCCATTTCAGGAAACCAATCAGAAAATGTATCTCGTTATGTAATCTTTCTCGATCTAGAAGAAGCATATACTATTCCCACAGTTGGAGAAATCCCAAAAAGGAAAGGCGAATGTGGGGGTTAATCTAAGTTCCCAATTTGGCAATGGATCACGGATCCAATGCAGGATCTAACTCATGAATTGAATGATTCAATCAAAAACGAGTGAAGGCTCAGAAACCAGACCAATTCTAGTATCCAACAATGGCCATTTCAACTctccaaaagtaaaaaaaaaaaaaataagaaagagagtAACCTTCATTCTGGTCGCTTTCGTTGAACTCTTTCTCGAGAGCACGATCGATGATGTCGGCGAAGCTACCTTCCTTGGGtttaacaagagaagaagaaccgtTGAGAGATGCGACGACGGAAGAGGAGTTGACGGAAACGGTTTCTTCAAACAGATCCGAATCAGAGAAAGATCGAGGAGACGCGAcggagaagcagaggaagagtGAGAGTAAAAGTAAGAGGATAACGACTTCAgaggatcttcttcttcttcctcctcctccttccacCATGGCTGGCAGAAGAACTGGTTCTGGATTAAACCGGTCCGGTGCAAACGGTTAGCAGAAGAACCGGTGTACCGACCGTCGCGAGTCTCTCGATCGAGAGAGAGTGGGCAAGAGAgcgggggaaaaaaaaagagagagatttgctGCAGCAGTGCTGTGGTCAACAACTAGTCcatataatataagattgattatatacatattagactatattgtatattttttactatatagtattattacaaaattaattatcgGATGATGTTTCTTTGTATTATTACTAACATGAATGGgtctttcttgtttattattGCTTTGGAATTTGGATTAGGACAtaacatcttt contains:
- the LOC104735192 gene encoding pollen-specific protein SF21 isoform X3 produces the protein MADSSDSVSIDMEALSLGGQEHLVETTYGPVCVAVCGDPDKPALITYPDIGLNYMFCFQGLLFCPEASSLLLHNFCIYHISPLGHESLQLGAPIISVDAPLLSADDLADQIVEVLNFFGLGAVMCMGVTAGAYILTLFAMKYRQRVLGLILISPLCQAPSWSEWLCNKVLSNLLYYYGTCGVVKELLLKRYFSKEVRGNGQVPESDIVQECRRLLCERQSTNVWRFLEAINGRVDLSEGLRKLQCRTLIFIGENSAYHSEAVHMTTKLDRRYGALVEVQGSGSLVSEEQPQAMVIPMEYFLMGYGLYRPTQSVSPRSPLSPTRISPELLSPENMGLKLKPIKTRLAL
- the LOC104735192 gene encoding pollen-specific protein SF21 isoform X2, which gives rise to MADSSDSVSIDMEALSLGGQEHLVETTYGPVCVAVCGDPDKPALITYPDIGLNYMFCFQGLLFCPEASSLLLHNFCIYHISPLGHELGAPIISVDAPLLSADDLADQIVEVLNFFGLGAVMCMGVTAGAYILTLFAVSTVMMKYRQRVLGLILISPLCQAPSWSEWLCNKVLSNLLYYYGTCGVVKELLLKRYFSKEVRGNGQVPESDIVQECRRLLCERQSTNVWRFLEAINGRVDLSEGLRKLQCRTLIFIGENSAYHSEAVHMTTKLDRRYGALVEVQGSGSLVSEEQPQAMVIPMEYFLMGYGLYRPTQSVSPRSPLSPTRISPELLSPENMGLKLKPIKTRLAL
- the LOC104735192 gene encoding pollen-specific protein SF21 isoform X1; this encodes MADSSDSVSIDMEALSLGGQEHLVETTYGPVCVAVCGDPDKPALITYPDIGLNYMFCFQGLLFCPEASSLLLHNFCIYHISPLGHESLQLGAPIISVDAPLLSADDLADQIVEVLNFFGLGAVMCMGVTAGAYILTLFAVSTVMMKYRQRVLGLILISPLCQAPSWSEWLCNKVLSNLLYYYGTCGVVKELLLKRYFSKEVRGNGQVPESDIVQECRRLLCERQSTNVWRFLEAINGRVDLSEGLRKLQCRTLIFIGENSAYHSEAVHMTTKLDRRYGALVEVQGSGSLVSEEQPQAMVIPMEYFLMGYGLYRPTQSVSPRSPLSPTRISPELLSPENMGLKLKPIKTRLAL
- the LOC104735192 gene encoding pollen-specific protein SF21 isoform X4, translating into MADSSDSVSIDMEALSLGGQEHLVETTYGPVCVAVCGDPDKPALITYPDIGLNYMFCFQGLLFCPEASSLLLHNFCIYHISPLGHELGAPIISVDAPLLSADDLADQIVEVLNFFGLGAVMCMGVTAGAYILTLFAMKYRQRVLGLILISPLCQAPSWSEWLCNKVLSNLLYYYGTCGVVKELLLKRYFSKEVRGNGQVPESDIVQECRRLLCERQSTNVWRFLEAINGRVDLSEGLRKLQCRTLIFIGENSAYHSEAVHMTTKLDRRYGALVEVQGSGSLVSEEQPQAMVIPMEYFLMGYGLYRPTQSVSPRSPLSPTRISPELLSPENMGLKLKPIKTRLAL